A stretch of Gemmatimonas aurantiaca T-27 DNA encodes these proteins:
- a CDS encoding Bax inhibitor-1/YccA family protein — MRSSNPMLARFADAARATVSGSRSETMTVTGTATKALMLLAVLSFSAALVWQKVASGRTDLVMPAMLVGGIGGFIFAMIAIFKPQTAPWTAPIYAALEGILLGAISAVYNAQYAGLPQQAVMLTIGVAAGVFALYHFRVIRATAGFKRMMFSAIVGIGLFYIGSMVLGLFGVNIGYFGSTSMLSIGINVVIAGVAALSLVLDFDRIEEGVRMGAPKSMEWFSAFGLMVTLIWLYLELLRLLSRLQGRSDD, encoded by the coding sequence ATGCGCTCCAGTAATCCGATGCTCGCGCGTTTCGCCGATGCGGCACGCGCCACTGTCAGTGGTTCCCGCTCCGAGACCATGACGGTCACGGGGACCGCCACCAAGGCCCTGATGCTGTTGGCGGTGCTCAGCTTTTCCGCCGCGCTCGTCTGGCAGAAGGTTGCCAGCGGCCGCACCGATCTGGTCATGCCGGCCATGCTGGTGGGTGGTATCGGTGGCTTCATCTTCGCGATGATCGCGATCTTCAAGCCGCAGACGGCACCGTGGACGGCCCCCATCTATGCGGCGTTGGAGGGCATCCTGCTGGGTGCCATTTCAGCGGTCTACAACGCGCAGTATGCCGGGTTGCCACAGCAGGCGGTGATGCTGACCATTGGTGTCGCGGCGGGCGTGTTCGCGCTGTATCACTTCCGCGTCATTCGTGCGACGGCTGGCTTCAAGCGCATGATGTTCAGCGCGATCGTCGGTATCGGCCTGTTCTACATCGGCTCGATGGTGTTGGGTCTGTTCGGCGTGAACATCGGCTACTTCGGTTCGACCAGCATGCTGAGCATCGGCATCAACGTGGTGATTGCCGGTGTGGCGGCACTCAGCTTGGTGCTCGACTTCGATCGCATTGAAGAAGGCGTGCGTATGGGCGCCCCGAAGTCGATGGAGTGGTTCAGTGCCTTCGGCCTGATGGTGACGCTGATCTGGTTGTATCTCGAACTCCTGCGTCTGCTCTCGCGTCTGCAGGGGCGTAGCGACGACTGA